The following is a genomic window from Mycolicibacterium sp. TY81.
ATCCGAGGGCCGCCAATTCCCGGGCGTACGGGTGGTCACCGAGGCGCACCGTCACGCCCCCGGGCCGATAGCGCACGCCGGACGGTCTCATCACGCCGACGGTCTCGCGGCTGACACCGTCGAGGTGCGAATAGGTCGGGGGCGCCTGGGGTTTCGAAGGCGCGGGCACCGGCAGGCCGGGCCGGAAGTCCATCCCGACGGCGAACCGGCCGTCGATGGTGACGTCGAAGCCGAAGTTCTTCCCGTCACGGACGGCGAAGTCCGCCATGACCTTCGGATAGCCCCAGATCGATCGGCCGGCCTCCAGCGTGAAGGCCTGGTCGACGGGCAGGTGATGGATGAAGGCGCCGGCGGACTGCAGGGCGCGCAGGCCCGAGGCGTTCGAGCCGGGCGGGTTCACCATGATGTTGGTGCCGTACTCGTAGTACTCGCCGAGGTCGCTGTCGACGTAGTGCATCAGCATCAGCACGGCCACCGCCCGGCGCGGGCGAAACCGGCACACCTGCAGGCCGCTGTAGTCGATCATGCGTTGCGCGGCATCGGCGTCCACCGAGAACATCGCCATGTGCTGCGTCGCCTTACGGACGCGCACGGGCATGGTCAGCACGGTGCCGGCAATGACATGCTGCGACGGTGCGGACTCGGTGGCGTCTGTCACAGCACAAATCTAGAACACGTTATAGACACTTTGCAATAAGTGTCTACTGCCAACTTTGCGAGCAGACGCAAAACTGCACGTCGACAGCCCAAAACGACAGTTTTACGTCTGTTCGCGAGGGAAACTAGACCAATTCAGCCAGCTGGTTGATCTGCTCGACCGACTTGGCCCCGACGACCATCATCGTCACGCCCGAGGCTTCCCAGGCCTTGATCTGTTCCTTGACGTAGTCCAGGTTGCCGACGATCGCGGAGTCGTCGACCAACTCGTCCGGAATGACCTTGGCCGCCTCGTCCTTGCGGTCGCTGCGGAACAGCTTGGTGACATCGTCGACGACCTCGGAGTAGCCCATGCGGCGGTACACCTCGGCGTGGAAGTTGGTGTCCTCCGAACCCATGCCGCCCATGTAGAGCGCCAGGTGCGGCTTCATCATCTCCATGACCATCGGCCGGTCGTCGGTGACGATGATCTGTGCGGTGGCACAGATTTCGAACGTCTCGCGGGTCCGGCGAGCGCCGGCGCGCGCGAAGCCCTCGTCGAGCCATTCGTTGTACATGCCGGAGATCCGGGGCGAGTAGAAGATCGGCAACCACCCGTCGGCGATCTCGGCGGCCAGCGCGACGTTCTTCGGGCCTTCGGCGCCCAGCATCACCGGGATGTCCGCACGCAGCGGATGCGTGATGGGCTTGAGCGGCTTGCCCAGCCCCGTGGTGCCCTCACCCGAGAGCGGCAGGGGGTAGTGCGGGCCGTCGCTGGTGACCGGTGCTTCGCGGGCCCAGACCTTGCGCAGGATGTCGATGTACTCGCGGGTGCGCGCCAGCGGCTTCGGGAACTTCTGCCCGTACCAGCCCTCGACGACCTGCGGCCCCGAGACGCCCAGACCCAGGATGTGCCGGCCACCCGAGAGGTGATCGAGCGTCAGCGCTGCCATGGCGCACGCCGTGGGCGTGCGGGCCGACATCTGGATGACCGACGTACCCAGGCGCATCCGCGTGGTTTCGCGGCCCCACCAGGCCAGCGGGGTGTAGGCATCCGAGCCCCAGGCCTCCGCGGTGAAGACGGTGTCGAAGCCCGCTTCTTCCGCCGCGGCGACGAGCGTCGCGTGATCGGTGGGCGGCTTGGCGCCCCAGTATCCGAGCTGCAAACCGAGTTTCATGGGGCCGCCTTTCCGAACGTGCTTGCCACGATTGTTAGAACCTGTTCTACTCGATGCCGTGAGCGTTAGCCAAAGCAGCCCAGCCCAGATGGCAGGCCATGAGCCGCCCCTTTCGGCTCCGCTGAAACTGTCATTCGACTACACCCGTTCAGTAGGTCCGGTCCTGAGTCAGTTCTTCACCGCGCTGCGCGGACGACGCATCGTCGGCACCCGCGGGTCGGACGGCCGGGTACACGTACCTCCCGCCGAGTATGACCCTGTCACGTACGAGGCCCTGACCGAGGTGGTTCCGGTCTCCAGCGTCGGCACCGTGGTGTCGTGGACCTGGCAGCCCGAGCCCCTGGAGGGCCAGCCCCTGCAGAAGCCGTTCGCCTGGGCGCTGATCAAGCTCGACGGCGCGGACACTCCGCTGCTGCACGCCGTCGACGCCCCGGAAGGTTCCCTGAAGGCCGGTGACCGCGTCCGTGCACACTGGGTCGACGAACCCGTCGGCGCCATCACCGACATCGCGTACTTCGTGCCCGGCGAAGATGCTGTCGAGCCGTTGCCGGCCGACGACCGTGACCCGGTGACCATGCTGGTCGTGCCGTCGGCCATCGAAATCCAGCACACCGCTTCACTTCCCGAGAGCACCTTCCTGCGCGGCCTGCAGGAGGGCAAGCTGCTCGGCGGCCGCACCAAGGTCGGCCGCGACGGCAAGCCCGGTCCCGTGTTGTTCCCGCCGAAGGAGGCCGACCCGGCGACCGGCCTGGAACTCGACGAGTTCGTCGAGCTGGTCGACCGCGGCACGGTGACGACGTTCGCCATCATCAACATTCCGTTTGCCGGCCAGCGCATCAAGCCGCCGTACGTCGCCGCCTATGTGCTGCTCGACGGCGCCGACATCCCGTTCCTGCACCTGGTCACCGAGATCGACGCGGCCGACGTTCGGATGGGCATGCGGGTCGAGGCGGTGTGGAAGCCCCGCGAGGAGTGGGGCCTGGGCATCGACAACATCTCGCACTTCAAACCGTCCGGCGAACCCGACGCCGACTACGACTCGTACAAGCACCACTTGTAAAGGTGACCACTACCGATGAGCGCTTGCGCGAAGAGGAGATAGACCTGTGACTTCCAGTGACGTAGCGGTCGTCGGGTTCGCACATGCCCCGCATGTGCGCCGCACCGACGGCACCACCAACGGCGTCGAGATGCTGATGCCGTGTTTCCAAAAGCTGTACGCCGAGTTGGGCCTCAAGCAGACCGACATCGGCTTCTGGTGCTCCGGCTCGTCGGATTACCTTGCCGGCCGCGCCTTTTCGTTCATCTCGGCCATCGACTCGATCGGCGCCATTCCGCCGATCAACGAGTCGCACGTCGAAATGGACGCAGCCTGGGCGCTGTACGAGGCCTACATCAAGATCCTGACCGGCGAGGTCGACACCGCGCTGGTCTACGGCTTCGGCAAGGGCAGCGCCGGCACGCTGCGCCGGGTCCTGGCCCTGCAGACCGACCCGTACACCGTGGCACCGCTGTGGCCCGATGCCGTGTCGATGGCGGGCCTGCAGGCCCGCTTGGGTCTGGATGCCGGCAAGTGGACGGCCGAGCAGATGGCCCAGGTGGCGCTGGACTCCTACGCCGCCGGCGGCCGCACGGACAAGGTGGCACCGACCGGATCCATCAGCGACCTGCTAGCCCAGCCGTATTTCGCCGATCCGCTGCGTCGCCACGACATCGCCCCGATCACCGACGGCGCGTCGGCGATCGTGCTGGCGTCGGCCGACAAGGCCCGGGAACTGCGCGAAAACCCGGCCTGGATCACCGGTTTCGAGCACCGCATCGAGACTCCGATCCTGGGTGCGCGCGACCTGACCACCTCGCCCTCGACGGCCGCGTCGGCGCAGGCCGCCACCGGCGGCGACGCCGGTTCGATCGACATCGCCGAGCTGCACGCGCCGTTCAGCCACCAGCAGCTGATCCTCAAAGAGGCCATCGGACTCGGCGAGTCGACGAAGATCAACCCGTCCGGTGGCGCACTGGCCGCCAACCCGATGTTCTCGGCCGGCCTGGAACGCATCGGCTTCGCGGCCGAGCACATCTTCAACGGCACCGCGGGGCGCGTGCTGGCGCACGCCACCAGTGGCCCTGCGCTGCAACAGAATCTGATTGCCGTCCTGGAGGGTAAGAACTAATGGCGAACAAAGCCGCCGTCCTCGGCACCGGACAGACCAAGTACGTCGCCAAGCGGCTCGACGTCTCGATGAACGGCCTGGTGCGCGAAGCGATCGACCGCGCGCTCGCTGATTCCGGGTGCACGATGGCCGACATCGACGCCGTCGTCGTCGGCAAGGCGCCGGACTTCTTCGAGGGCGTCATGATGCCCGAGCTGTTCATGGCCGACGCCACCGGCGCCACCAACAAGCCGCTGATCCGCGTGCACACCGCAGGTTCGGTGGGCGGCTCGACCGCGATCGTCGCCGCCAGCCTCGTCAAGTCCGGCAAGTACCGCCGCGTGCTGACCATGGCGTGGGAAAAGCAGTCGGAGTCGAACGCCATGTGGGCGCTGTCGATTCCGGTGCCGTTCACCAAGCCCGTCGGTGCGGGCGCGGGCGGCTACTTCGCCCCGCACGTGCGGGCCTACATCCGCCGCTCGGGCGCGCCGGAGCACATCGGCGCCATGGTGGCGGTCAAGGACCGGCTCAACGGCGCCAAGAACCCGCTGGCGCACCTGCACCAGCCCGACATCACCGTCGAGAAGGTGATGTCATCGCAGATGCTGTGGGACCCAATCCGTTTCGATGAGACCTGTCCGTCGTCGGACGGCGCGGCCGCACTGGTGATCGGAAACGAGGAAGTGGCCGACGCCCGCGTCGCCGAGGGTCATCCGGTTGCCTGGATCCACGCCACCGCGCTGCGCACCGAACCGCTGGCCTACTCGGGCCGCGACCAGGTGAACCCACAGGCCGGCCGTGACGCCGCCGCCGCACTGTGGCGCGACGCCGGGATCACCAGCCCGATCGACGAGATCGACTGTGCCGAGGTCTATGTCCCGTTCTCCTGGTTCGAGCCGATGTGGCTGGAGAACCTGGGCTTCGCCGCCGAAGGCGAGGGCTGGAAGCTGACCGAGGCCGGCGAAACCGCCATCGGCGGCAGGATTCCGTTCAACGCCTCCGGCGGGGTGCTGAGCTCCAACCCGATCGGCGCGTCCGGCATGATCCGGTTCGCCGAGTCGGCCATCCAGGTCATGGGCAAGGCCGGCGACCACCAGGTCGAGGGCGCCCGTAAGGCTCTGGGCCACGCGTACGGCGGTGGCGCACAGTACTACTCGATGTGGGTCGTCTCGAGCGACAAACCGGGCAAGTAGTCGTCAGGAAGTGCACCGTGAGCGTCGCGACGGAAGGTCGGGTTCGACGCCGCGGTGCCCTTCCATGTCACGGGCGGGCACCGCGAGTTGGCCGCGGCGCGTCACCGACGACATCGTCATCCCCTGGCTTCTGGACGGTTTGGCGTTTGACGCCCCTGTCGAGAAGAAAAAGGATTCACTGAAGCGGTACGCCGACATCCACATCCACATCCACTCCGGTTGGCAGGACTGACATGACAGTGACCGATCCGAATCATCCCGCGCACCTGGCCGGCAAGCGTTCCCGCGACGCCGTCGCCGCCCGCGACAAGGAAGCCTGGCTGGCCAACTTCGCCGACGACGCCGTCGTGCAGGACCCGATCGGGCCGTCGTTCCTGGACCCCGAGGGCAAGGGCCACCGTGGCAAGGAAGCCATTTCGGGCTTCTGGGACAAGGCGATCGCTCCCACCGACAGCCTCGTGTTCAACTTCGAGACCACCTACCAGCGCGGTGACGAGGAGGCCAACGTCGGCAACATCGTGACCACGATCGGCGGGCACGACTTCACCACCCATGGTGTCTTCACCTACCGCGCCAACGAAGCCGGGCAACTGGTGGCGTTGCGCGCGTTCTGGGAAGCGCCGCGTACCTCGTGATTTGTGCACGAAAATCCGCGGACACCGCGGATTTTCGTGCACAAATCCCGGTCAGAAAGTCCAGGACCCCGACGGCTGCAGGACGAATCCGTGGCCGCCGTCGGTGGTGTCGATGCATGCGGTGACGCCACCGGCGACCACGCCGCACGTCATCGTCGTCAGAGTCACCTTCTCGCCCGGCGCCAGCAGCGGCGCTCCGGCGAGATCGGTCGGGTAGTCGCCGCGGTAGTTGCTGATCGTGCCCTCGTTGGCCGCGTGCACCTGCGCCACCCCGAAATCGCGGGGCGCCTTGGCGTTGGGGTCGGCGGTGACGGCCAGGCCCGTCGTCCCCGGCACCGGGCCGTAGCACCGCACGATCGGCGCCACCCCGCCCAGCGCGCTGACGAGGCACGCCAGCCCGTCGGGCGTCGAGAATTTCACCATCTGCTGATCAGTGCGCTGGTACCTCGCCAGATGGGTCGACGTGACGACGCTGAAGCCCGCGAGGTCGGGGAAGTCGGGTGGCGGCGCGGCTTGCGCGAGCGGGGCCGTGAGCACCACGGCGGCACCGGTCAGGGCGATGAGCGGCAGCTTCATGCGCCCAGTCTTGGCCGAAGCTCGGCCGGAATGTCAGATTTCGGCGAAATCCGGGGCTACAGCTCCTCCAGGCCGGTCAGGTAGCGCTCGGCCAGTTCCCGGTAGGCCTGCGGATTGGTGTTGATCCAGGTCTCGGCGCCGGTTCCGGAGATCGGCCCGCGGATCTTGGCGGGCGACCCCACGACCAGCACCTCATCGGGGATTTTGGTTCCGGCGACCACCAGCGAATTGGCTGCGACGAGCGTCCGGCGGCCGATCACCGCGCCGTCGAGAATCGTGCTGTTGTTCGCGATCAGCGCCTCGGCACCGACGTGCGCGCCGTGGACGACGCACAGGTGGGCGATGGTCGCGCCGGGCCCGATGTCCACCGGGATGCCGGGAGGTGCGTGCAGCACCGACCCGTCCTGCACGTTTGCCCCGTTGCGGATGACGACCGGCGCGTAATCGGCGCGCAGAACCGCGTTGAACCACACCGACGCCCCGGCCTCGACGCGAACATCGCCGATCAACACGGCGGTGGGGGCGATGAACGCCGTGGGGTCGACGACCGGGCTTCGGCCCTCGAAGGAGTAGAGCGGCATGGACAAAACCTACCCCGTCGCTTCGCTCGACCTCTCGACATACCGCAGGTCGGGACGCTTGCATTGCGCTGCACCGAGGAAAAACTGTAACGTGTTCTAGTTACTAGGCACAGATTGGGAGGCCAAGGTGAGCACCGAAACCGCGGGGGTTCGCGAGATCGATACCGGCGCGCTGCCGGACCGCTTTGCCCGTGGATGGCACTGCGTGGGTCCTGTGAAGAACTTCCTGGACGGCAAGCCGCACTCGTTCGAGGCGTTCGGCACCAAATTGGTGGTGTTCGCAGACTCGAACGGCGACCTGAAGATTCTGGACGGCTACTGCCGCCACATGGGCGGGGATCTGTCGCAGGGCACCATCAAGGGTGACGCGGTCGCCTGCCCGTTCCACGACTGGCGCTGGGGCGGCGACGGCAAGTGCCAGCTGGTGCCCTACGCCAAGCGCACGCCGCGGCTGGCCCGCACCCGCGCCTGGCACACCGACGTCCGTGGCGGCCTGCTCTTCGTCTGGCACGACCACGAGGGCAACGCTCCCACCGACGACGTGCGGATCCCGGAGATCCCCGAGGCCGCCAGCGACGAGTGGACCGACTGGCAGTGGAACTCGATGCTGATCGAGGGCAGCAACTGCCGCGAGATCATCGACAACGTCACTGACATGGCGCACTTCTTCTACATCCACTACGGCCTGCCGACGTACTTCAAGAACGTCTTCGAGGGCCACATCGCCAGCCAGTACCTGCACAACGTGGGCCGGCCGGACATCGGTGGCATGGGCACCCAGTACGGCGAGGCGCACCTCGACTCGGAGGCCTCGTACTTCGGGCCGTCGTTCATGATCAACTGGCTGCACAACAACTACAGCGGCTACAAGGCCGAGTCGATCCTGATCAACTGCCACTACCCGGTCAGCCAGGACGCGTTCGTGCTGCAGTGGGGCGTCATCGTCGAGAAGCCCAAGGGCATGGACGAGAAGACCACCCAGAAACTGGCCAACGCCATGACCGACGGTGTCAGCAAAGGCTTCCTGCAGGACGTCGAAATCTGGAAGCACAAGACCCGCATCGACAACCCGCTGCTGGTCGAGGAAGACGGTGCGGTCTACCAGATGCGCCGTTGGTACCAGCAGTTCTACGTCGACGTCGCCGACATCACCCCGGACATGACCGACCGCTTCGAGCTGGAGATCGACACCACGGTCGCCAACGAGAAGTGGCAGGGCGAGGTGGCCGAGAACCTGCGCTTGCAGGCCGAGGCCAAGGAATCCGCAGAGCAGTCCAGCTGATGACCCAGCACGACGAACGGGCCCAGGCTCCCGACGCGGAGAGCCTGGCCCGTTCGATGCTGCAGCTCATGGGGCACGGCGACGATGAGGACCACGCGCACCCCGCTTCCGATGCACCGGCCAACGGATCCTGGTCCAAGGCCCCGGATTTCGCGAGCGACCCGGTGCGCCTGGCCGCGGTTCGCGAGGCCACCGCTGCCGACCGGCAGCGGTACCTGACCTCCGGCCTGGTTCCGGTGGACTGCCGCTTCTGTCACTCGACGGTGGCGGTGAAGAAGCTGGGACCGGAACACACTGCGGTGCAGTGGAATTCGGAGGCAACGGCGCGGTGCGCCTATTTCAGCGAGATCCGCGCCGAAGGCGGCGACCCCAGCCGCAGCCGGTCGTGCCCGAAGATGTCCGACAGCATCAAGCACGCGGTCGCCGAAGGGTGCCTGGAGGAGTTCTCCACCGCCCCCTCCCCCGGCGACGGCTAGATTTCCCCGCTCGCGCAAAACTGCCCCTTTTCTGTTGAAAAGGGGCAGTTTTGCATGTGCTGGGCAGTTACAGGTTGGCGAAGCGCTCCTTGACCTGCTCCTCGGTCAGCCCGTAGTCGGACAGCGAGTAGGTGTGCTTCGGTGCCCGCGGGCCCTGCTGAGTCTGGGCGTGGCTCTCGGTCATGGCCTGCCGCGCGGCGTCGGTGAACTCGATGTCGAACGTGCGGTAGATGCCCTCGACGGCGCCGACGGGGTCCTTGATGAACTCGAAGTAGTCGACGTCGCAGAACTGCTTGGGATCATGCTTGGCCCGCTCGGCGTCGAACAGCTCGAGCCCGCGCGACCAGGTTTCGAGCGCATCTTCACCGATCACCTTGCCGGTGAAGGTGTTCGACCAGCCGGCCGTGGTGTGCTGCGACAGCGAGCACATGGACGCCAGGATGGTCTCGGCCGGCCGGTGGCACTGCACGACGAGCGCATCCGGGTACACCTTGAACAGGGCCTCCAGCGCGAACAGATGGCTGGGATTCTTGAGCACCCAACGCTTCTCGGGCTCGTTCAAACCGATGAGCTGCAGGTTCTTGCGGTGCCGCTGGTAGGACTTGGTCCAGTCCTGCTGTGCCAGCCACTGCGCGTACGACGGGACGTGCGCCAGCGTCTCGTACGACACCGAGTGCAGGGACTGCCGCAGCAGCTGCCAGCATTCCTCGACCTCGTCGGCCGTCATGAAGTGCAGGCCCGTGTAGTCCGGGTTCTCCTCGTGCTCCTTCTTGAAGCGGGCGTCCAGTGCCGCGAAAACCGGGTCGTCCGCCCAGGTTTCACGCGGCGGTCGCGGCTGTGGGAACTCCGCCAGCCACATCTCGAGGCCCTGGTGCGCCGGGTCCGCGGTCAGCAGCCGGTGGATCACCGTGGTGCCGGTGCGCGGCAGCCCGGTGACGAAGATCGGCCGTTCGATCGGCACGTCGGCATGCTGCGGGTACTGCTTGAACGCGGCGTTGGACACCAGCCGGGCCACCAGCGCGTTGCGGGTGAAGAACCGCTGCATCTTGCTGCCGAGCTCGGTCAGATCAGCCTCGCGCTGGTAGGCATCCAGCAGCACGCCGAGGGCTTCCAGGTAGTTGTCGTCGTCGCCGCCGAAATCCTCCAGGCCGCAGGCCTTGACGGCCGAGGCGTGCAGGTCCTCGACAGTGCCCACATTGGTCCGAAGTGCGCTCATGCCTTGTACTCCCCGCAGTTGACGTCCAGCGACTGGCCGGTGATGCCACTGGACAGGTCGCTGGCCAGGAACAGGATGGCAGAAGCCACCTCATCCTCGGTCGGCAGCCGCTTGAGGTCGGAGCCGGCGGCCGACGCCGCGTAGATCTGCTCGACGGTGGTGCCGTACTTCTTGGCTTGATGGCTGAAGTAGCCCTCCAGGGTTTCGCCCCAGATGTAGCCCGGCATCACGGAATTCACCCGGATGCCCTTCTCCCCCAGCTCGGTCGACAGGGTCTGGGACATGGCCAGCAATGCCGACTTCGCCATCTTGTAGGCGCCGTACTTGGCCTGCGAATGCCGCACGACCATCGAATTCACGTTCACCACAGAACCTTTGGCGGTCTCGAGCGCCGGGGTGAAGCCCTGCGTCATACGCAGCGCGCCGAACACCGTCAGCTCGATCGCGTCCCGCATGTGCTCGAACGTGGTGTTGGCGAACGGCTTCATCGACGGCACCCGGAACGCGTTGTTGATCAACACGTCCGCCTTGCCGAACTCCTCCGTGGTGCGCGCCACCACATTGGCGACCTGCTCCTCGTCGGTGATGTCGGCGCCCACCACCAGTGCGCGGCGGCCCAGCTCTGCCACCTCCTTGGCGACGACCTCGAGTCGCTCCACCGTGCGGGCCACCAGTACCAGGTCGGCACCGCTCGTAGCACATCGGCGCGCCAGCGTCGTCCCGAGCCAGGGCCCGACGCCGCTGATCACCACGACTTTGTCATCGAGCAGTCCACTCACGGTCAGCCCACCATCCTCTCGCCAATCAGCTTCTGCCGCAGCGCAATCCGCGCGCGCCAATCTTCGTCGGAAATCTTGTTGCTCTCGTAGAACGGCAGCTTCGAGGCCACTTCGCCCAAGCCCACGACCTCGCACGTCGGGCCGTCCTCGGGCGTCAGCTCACGGGACACCCGCTGCCACCGGAACTGCAGGTAGCCCTTGGCGTGGCCCAGCGTCTCGCACCAGTTGGTCACGCCGGGGTTGTTCTCGGACACCACGATCCGGATCTTGCCGTCCGGATCCGCCTGTGCCTGAGTGCCGTTCAGCGACGTCTGGTGGTTGATGTAGTCCAGCGAGATGTACCAGAGGCTGCCCAACTGGAAGCCCAGGTACGGCGCGTCCGATACCGGCAGCGTGATGACCATGGCCTGGTCCGGCGTCATGTCGTAGTGCCCGACGGACGAGTACTGGGTGGCCAGCCCGCCCGGGGTCAGGCGCGGCGCGGTGAGCGTATTGACCGGCAGGTTGTCGTAGAACCACTTCGGGAACTGCAGCCAGGTCTTGACCCGCTGCACCAGCTGCTTGCCGGCGACGGCGTAACGCTTCTCGATCAGCTCACGCGTCAGCGGCTCGGGCGCGGTGCCCGCGGTGTCGGTGCGGGAGATCGCGAACGAACCGCGCTGCGCCGACCAGTCGTTGTACACCTCGCGGATGACCAGCTGCGCCGGGGTGGCCGGGGTGAAGCGCCACTCGAAGGTGCCGTCGGCGGCGATGTCGAGCTTGCGGTCGTCGAACGCCGTTTCGCTGTCCGGCACGTTGGCGTCGGTGTACTCGCCGCCGA
Proteins encoded in this region:
- a CDS encoding acetoacetate decarboxylase family protein — encoded protein: MPVRVRKATQHMAMFSVDADAAQRMIDYSGLQVCRFRPRRAVAVLMLMHYVDSDLGEYYEYGTNIMVNPPGSNASGLRALQSAGAFIHHLPVDQAFTLEAGRSIWGYPKVMADFAVRDGKNFGFDVTIDGRFAVGMDFRPGLPVPAPSKPQAPPTYSHLDGVSRETVGVMRPSGVRYRPGGVTVRLGDHPYARELAALGLPKRAMLSGSADNVDMTFADAQEIK
- a CDS encoding LLM class F420-dependent oxidoreductase, which encodes MKLGLQLGYWGAKPPTDHATLVAAAEEAGFDTVFTAEAWGSDAYTPLAWWGRETTRMRLGTSVIQMSARTPTACAMAALTLDHLSGGRHILGLGVSGPQVVEGWYGQKFPKPLARTREYIDILRKVWAREAPVTSDGPHYPLPLSGEGTTGLGKPLKPITHPLRADIPVMLGAEGPKNVALAAEIADGWLPIFYSPRISGMYNEWLDEGFARAGARRTRETFEICATAQIIVTDDRPMVMEMMKPHLALYMGGMGSEDTNFHAEVYRRMGYSEVVDDVTKLFRSDRKDEAAKVIPDELVDDSAIVGNLDYVKEQIKAWEASGVTMMVVGAKSVEQINQLAELV
- a CDS encoding Zn-ribbon domain-containing OB-fold protein; translation: MSVSQSSPAQMAGHEPPLSAPLKLSFDYTRSVGPVLSQFFTALRGRRIVGTRGSDGRVHVPPAEYDPVTYEALTEVVPVSSVGTVVSWTWQPEPLEGQPLQKPFAWALIKLDGADTPLLHAVDAPEGSLKAGDRVRAHWVDEPVGAITDIAYFVPGEDAVEPLPADDRDPVTMLVVPSAIEIQHTASLPESTFLRGLQEGKLLGGRTKVGRDGKPGPVLFPPKEADPATGLELDEFVELVDRGTVTTFAIINIPFAGQRIKPPYVAAYVLLDGADIPFLHLVTEIDAADVRMGMRVEAVWKPREEWGLGIDNISHFKPSGEPDADYDSYKHHL
- a CDS encoding thiolase domain-containing protein; its protein translation is MTSSDVAVVGFAHAPHVRRTDGTTNGVEMLMPCFQKLYAELGLKQTDIGFWCSGSSDYLAGRAFSFISAIDSIGAIPPINESHVEMDAAWALYEAYIKILTGEVDTALVYGFGKGSAGTLRRVLALQTDPYTVAPLWPDAVSMAGLQARLGLDAGKWTAEQMAQVALDSYAAGGRTDKVAPTGSISDLLAQPYFADPLRRHDIAPITDGASAIVLASADKARELRENPAWITGFEHRIETPILGARDLTTSPSTAASAQAATGGDAGSIDIAELHAPFSHQQLILKEAIGLGESTKINPSGGALAANPMFSAGLERIGFAAEHIFNGTAGRVLAHATSGPALQQNLIAVLEGKN
- a CDS encoding thiolase domain-containing protein, which gives rise to MANKAAVLGTGQTKYVAKRLDVSMNGLVREAIDRALADSGCTMADIDAVVVGKAPDFFEGVMMPELFMADATGATNKPLIRVHTAGSVGGSTAIVAASLVKSGKYRRVLTMAWEKQSESNAMWALSIPVPFTKPVGAGAGGYFAPHVRAYIRRSGAPEHIGAMVAVKDRLNGAKNPLAHLHQPDITVEKVMSSQMLWDPIRFDETCPSSDGAAALVIGNEEVADARVAEGHPVAWIHATALRTEPLAYSGRDQVNPQAGRDAAAALWRDAGITSPIDEIDCAEVYVPFSWFEPMWLENLGFAAEGEGWKLTEAGETAIGGRIPFNASGGVLSSNPIGASGMIRFAESAIQVMGKAGDHQVEGARKALGHAYGGGAQYYSMWVVSSDKPGK
- a CDS encoding nuclear transport factor 2 family protein; the protein is MTVTDPNHPAHLAGKRSRDAVAARDKEAWLANFADDAVVQDPIGPSFLDPEGKGHRGKEAISGFWDKAIAPTDSLVFNFETTYQRGDEEANVGNIVTTIGGHDFTTHGVFTYRANEAGQLVALRAFWEAPRTS
- a CDS encoding gamma carbonic anhydrase family protein, with the protein product MPLYSFEGRSPVVDPTAFIAPTAVLIGDVRVEAGASVWFNAVLRADYAPVVIRNGANVQDGSVLHAPPGIPVDIGPGATIAHLCVVHGAHVGAEALIANNSTILDGAVIGRRTLVAANSLVVAGTKIPDEVLVVGSPAKIRGPISGTGAETWINTNPQAYRELAERYLTGLEEL
- a CDS encoding Rieske 2Fe-2S domain-containing protein, translated to MSTETAGVREIDTGALPDRFARGWHCVGPVKNFLDGKPHSFEAFGTKLVVFADSNGDLKILDGYCRHMGGDLSQGTIKGDAVACPFHDWRWGGDGKCQLVPYAKRTPRLARTRAWHTDVRGGLLFVWHDHEGNAPTDDVRIPEIPEAASDEWTDWQWNSMLIEGSNCREIIDNVTDMAHFFYIHYGLPTYFKNVFEGHIASQYLHNVGRPDIGGMGTQYGEAHLDSEASYFGPSFMINWLHNNYSGYKAESILINCHYPVSQDAFVLQWGVIVEKPKGMDEKTTQKLANAMTDGVSKGFLQDVEIWKHKTRIDNPLLVEEDGAVYQMRRWYQQFYVDVADITPDMTDRFELEIDTTVANEKWQGEVAENLRLQAEAKESAEQSS
- a CDS encoding sulfotransferase, with the translated sequence MSALRTNVGTVEDLHASAVKACGLEDFGGDDDNYLEALGVLLDAYQREADLTELGSKMQRFFTRNALVARLVSNAAFKQYPQHADVPIERPIFVTGLPRTGTTVIHRLLTADPAHQGLEMWLAEFPQPRPPRETWADDPVFAALDARFKKEHEENPDYTGLHFMTADEVEECWQLLRQSLHSVSYETLAHVPSYAQWLAQQDWTKSYQRHRKNLQLIGLNEPEKRWVLKNPSHLFALEALFKVYPDALVVQCHRPAETILASMCSLSQHTTAGWSNTFTGKVIGEDALETWSRGLELFDAERAKHDPKQFCDVDYFEFIKDPVGAVEGIYRTFDIEFTDAARQAMTESHAQTQQGPRAPKHTYSLSDYGLTEEQVKERFANL
- a CDS encoding SDR family oxidoreductase yields the protein MSGLLDDKVVVISGVGPWLGTTLARRCATSGADLVLVARTVERLEVVAKEVAELGRRALVVGADITDEEQVANVVARTTEEFGKADVLINNAFRVPSMKPFANTTFEHMRDAIELTVFGALRMTQGFTPALETAKGSVVNVNSMVVRHSQAKYGAYKMAKSALLAMSQTLSTELGEKGIRVNSVMPGYIWGETLEGYFSHQAKKYGTTVEQIYAASAAGSDLKRLPTEDEVASAILFLASDLSSGITGQSLDVNCGEYKA